AAGTCACGACCACCTTCAAGGTCGTGCTCGCCGAGGGCCTGATGTTCCGCACCGAGTACCGCTACGACGCCGCTCAGCACCAGCTCTACGAGAAGTCGCTCGTTGGCGACGTCGACAACTACCAGAACGACCAGCACACCATCGCGGGCGAGCTGTCGTACGTGTTCTAGTCATCTCACCGGACCGACCAGCAGCACGGAGGGCCTGCCGAGCGATCGGCAGGCCCTTTTTCTTTGGTGCGCCCGCTACTCGGCCCAGCGGATCTGCCGGTAGTCGAAGCGCATGTCCTCGAGGATGTTGAACTTCACGATCTCGAAGTAGGGCGAGACGTCGAAATCGCGCGGCGTGGTGAGGGTGATGGGCGCCGTGCGGAAAAGTCCGGCGACCGGTACCGGGGGACGCCGCCAGGACCAGGACAATGCGCGGCGGGGCACGACGATCGGAGTCGCGGAGGGAGTCACGTCGGGCAGGATCGGGTAGCGCACCTTACCGAAGGCGTGAGCGATCATGCTGGAGCAGATCACCTGCGTCGGCAGACCGCTGCCGAAGCCGAGCGCCTGCCGCCGGAACCGCCGTGGCACCATGCTCACCGGCAGGAAGTAACGCGCCAGATCCACGAGGTTCTTCACGTCGTAGCGGTAGCCGATCTGCTCGATCACGTCGTCCAGGATGGCCCGCAGATCGTCGCGGTGGAGATTGTAGGGCCGGCAGACCCGGATGTTGAAGTCGAGGTACTTCGAGATCGGCGACGCGACGACACCGTGTTCCACCAGCGCCTCGACGATCAGGTGCTGCGCGTCCTCTCCGAACTCGTTGCGGAGCACGTGGCGCAGGGCCGGGTTCCTCCGCCACAGCTCGTCGCCGACGTAGATCGCCGCGTGCGACCAGGAGCTCTGGGTGAGGTACTTGATGACCTCGCTCACACGCTGATCGCCTTCGACGAGCACCACATCGCCCTTCTTGATATGACGCCGCAGGCAATCGCCGTCGTTGACGGCGCGCCGCTGGTAGCGGCCGAGAGGCTTGGTGAGGAGTCGAGTC
The sequence above is drawn from the Deltaproteobacteria bacterium genome and encodes:
- a CDS encoding lipo-like protein codes for the protein MPLHLRRHAIDLSTRLLTKPLGRYQRRAVNDGDCLRRHIKKGDVVLVEGDQRVSEVIKYLTQSSWSHAAIYVGDELWRRNPALRHVLRNEFGEDAQHLIVEALVEHGVVASPISKYLDFNIRVCRPYNLHRDDLRAILDDVIEQIGYRYDVKNLVDLARYFLPVSMVPRRFRRQALGFGSGLPTQVICSSMIAHAFGKVRYPILPDVTPSATPIVVPRRALSWSWRRPPVPVAGLFRTAPITLTTPRDFDVSPYFEIVKFNILEDMRFDYRQIRWAE